In a genomic window of Roseiflexus castenholzii DSM 13941:
- a CDS encoding response regulator transcription factor encodes MRVLIVEDERAIAGYIKRGLEEQGYAVDVAYDGREALDWLDAAPFDLVILDLMLPQIDGLTVCRELRARGFRMPVLMLTARDSIDDRVRGLDSGADDYLVKPFAIQELLARLRALARRSTDAPKTPVLHIADLMLDTATRRVSRGGKYIELTAKEYAILECLMRASGRLLTRTMIAEHVWNYDTFNQSNVIDVYIRNLRRKIDDPFPVKLIQTVRGAGYRLWYEAEHEHDPT; translated from the coding sequence ATGCGAGTACTGATTGTTGAAGATGAACGTGCCATCGCCGGTTATATCAAACGAGGTCTTGAAGAGCAAGGTTATGCCGTCGATGTCGCTTATGATGGTCGGGAAGCGCTTGACTGGCTGGATGCGGCGCCGTTTGATCTGGTGATCCTCGATTTGATGCTGCCTCAGATCGATGGTCTCACCGTCTGTCGTGAATTGCGCGCTCGTGGTTTTCGTATGCCCGTGCTGATGCTAACAGCCCGCGATTCGATTGACGACCGCGTGCGTGGTCTTGACAGTGGCGCTGATGATTATCTGGTCAAACCGTTCGCGATCCAAGAGTTGTTAGCTCGTCTACGCGCGCTTGCGCGGCGGAGTACCGATGCGCCGAAAACGCCGGTGCTGCACATTGCCGATCTGATGCTTGATACTGCTACCCGTCGTGTCAGTCGTGGCGGAAAGTACATTGAATTGACCGCTAAAGAGTATGCCATACTTGAGTGTTTAATGCGAGCATCAGGCCGACTCCTGACGCGGACAATGATTGCCGAACACGTCTGGAACTACGACACATTTAATCAATCGAATGTCATCGATGTCTATATTCGTAATCTGCGTCGCAAAATTGACGATCCCTTCCCGGTGAAACTCATTCAGACGGTACGGGGGGCCGGATATCGGTTATGGTACGAAGCCGAGCACGAGCATGATCCAACGTAG
- a CDS encoding class I SAM-dependent methyltransferase has product MDILAHHYELWHDRAAFHFLISSEQQQRYVENLSKALRPGGHVIMATFSVEVRPAAPAPQPPDRGGHVIMATFSVKVPLKCSGLPVQRYSSEELERILGSAFVLKKKSKELHITPGGVEQMYLYCLFEKTP; this is encoded by the coding sequence ATGGATATCCTGGCCCATCATTACGAGTTATGGCACGATCGGGCAGCGTTTCACTTTTTGATTTCTTCAGAACAGCAACAACGATATGTAGAGAATCTTTCAAAGGCATTGAGACCTGGAGGCCACGTGATTATGGCTACCTTTTCGGTGGAAGTGCGTCCAGCAGCGCCCGCGCCGCAGCCCCCGGACCGTGGAGGCCACGTGATTATGGCTACCTTTTCGGTGAAAGTCCCTCTCAAATGCAGCGGTCTACCTGTGCAACGATACTCATCTGAAGAACTTGAAAGAATCCTAGGATCAGCGTTTGTGCTTAAGAAGAAGTCTAAAGAATTACACATCACACCGGGAGGAGTGGAGCAAATGTATCTATATTGTCTTTTTGAAAAGACACCCTAA
- a CDS encoding site-specific integrase: MSSSGHPLRLLDQVRGALRRKPSSLRTAAASIGWVRRFIRVHHLRHPRAMGSRDIGAFLTCLAVEAEVAASTQNQALSAVFVRDCEAVQIARDADLSIMPMTCDHPAWSPQAARGVVRDPRRFRAALGRTRMRHLHSSLV, from the coding sequence ATGTCCTCTTCCGGCCATCCGCTCAGACTGCTCGATCAGGTGCGCGGCGCGCTGCGCCGCAAACCCTCCTCGCTCCGCACCGCAGCGGCGTCTATCGGATGGGTGCGCCGGTTCATCCGCGTTCATCACCTGCGCCATCCGCGCGCAATGGGATCGCGTGACATTGGCGCCTTCCTGACCTGCCTGGCCGTCGAAGCGGAGGTTGCCGCTTCGACCCAGAACCAGGCGCTGAGCGCCGTGTTCGTTCGGGATTGCGAGGCGGTGCAGATCGCGCGTGACGCCGATCTCTCAATAATGCCAATGACCTGTGACCATCCGGCATGGTCGCCCCAAGCAGCGCGAGGGGTCGTGCGCGACCCGCGCCGATTCCGCGCTGCGCTCGGAAGGACACGAATGCGGCATCTTCACTCGTCATTGGTATGA
- a CDS encoding tyrosine-type recombinase/integrase, whose amino-acid sequence MRHHQDESGLQKAVRRAAQQAGVQKRVTCHTFRHRFATHVREAGDDMRTVQELRDHKDGQTTMIDTHVLRRGLGAVCSPLDDA is encoded by the coding sequence ATGCGCCATCATCAAGACGAAAGCGGGTTGCAGAAGGCTGTCCGGCGGGCGGCGCAGCAGGCCGGTGTGCAGAAGCGCGTCACCTGCCACACGTTTCGCCATCGCTTCGCCACGCATGTGCGTGAGGCTGGCGATGATATGCGCACCGTGCAGGAGCTTCGGGACCACAAGGATGGGCAGACTACGATGATTGACACCCACGTCCTGCGCCGCGGACTCGGCGCAGTGTGCAGCCCCCTCGACGATGCGTGA
- a CDS encoding Ig-like domain-containing alpha-2-macroglobulin family protein yields MKQNPQFPLRAIIAAGIGVILIIAAVLAGPLLLSAPQVVRIEPPDGAEMVNPQAPLRIEFSQPVQKDSLAAVLRIEPSVDLTIDMEGNSALVRPTGGLQYGAEYTLTVGAGVRNALGRATESAQTVRFRTAPYVTVREVFPADGSADVPLETLIMVEFNAPVVSAEAIAAAADDPRRADELPQPLTLTAGSDPKPVNGVGRWLSPTRFGFSPEDGLRLATTYRVTLRADLTPDGAARMEQPVNWSFTTAAQLLIGTRPFDGEIDVAADRPIEIRLHRDIDPASVGASFRLLDAGGAAVAGTVETFEGGVRFKPAAPLQRGVRYRAMLEPGVNTRTGAILNAKPFEWTFVVIGDLEVQQVEPAGDTRDVPVDIKRISVRFNHPVVPVVDVAGSGGLPVAATIEPPVQGVARWIDTSTFVFSPTVPLDSSTDYRVRVAAGLTDQTGGVLRNEYVWSFRTIDPAVNDVQPTSAYAAPTTPVTVTFNQAMDLASLRSALRVIRADNGAQVAGTIAVSGTSAIFRSDAPLERGVDYRVVIDAGARSARGNGVLDQPFSSSFRVAPLPALVMTDPAPGATFSPSAGGIRLIFSTPMDWDTVGRALVIEPKLTDVFTSSYETDFYIYSQFEPETEYRITVGAAARDLYGMALGQDATVTFRTGPREPFVGLIGAYRAGFYRAVNNVRVPLQWVNVPDVEWRIARLTPEAAALLISSYEDWESFSPSVSDLVSQGTQPLGGERNRGRVGFVEVGPLAPGVYYLELRAFGNLVDRQVMVVSPYALTVKRSADRLFVWAVDLATGQPVPGLEVRAATYRYDRAASIDTPVNLGRTGADGVLVAPFDGRGYGAIFLWSSESGRTVTFTTSDWESGISPWNFGLMADYGSRTLAGSLLTDKPIYRPGQTVHVRGALRGIAVGTGQGQVERYVLPGVGDRAYVEVNDPEGSAIFSTTLTFSPFGTFTTDLPLAQGAPLGSYSMVARLGGPQGYLSDAPVVFGSFLVAEYRVPAFEVTLTPSTSDLLRGDPLNVAVQAAYFAGGAPSNAPVRWRLLSQPFYFSSDNAPNFSFFDTDDAYAWYAFRQDFMFGDLIADGEGTTDAQGRFTLTLPASVYDRQPTGNGLRTGSQVLMLDVEVTDVDGQVIASQATVTVHGGAFYIGLRPEGYVARAGQPQQVSIVTLTPQGDPAPNRAVDVEIYQREWYSVREQGADGRFYWTSAYTDTLVETRTTRTDAQGRGQVQFTPMKGGLYRLVGKGKDDAGRTVQTGAYTWAEGGNVFWGINDSNRVDLIADKRLYKPGDTATILVTAPYPDMTALLTIERGSVIEYRTFTLQGTTGVLQVPIRDEYAPNVYAALTLIKAAGDGSNPDAPAAPDLRVGIVKLPVSTERQELTITLTPDKTQVGPRDTVTYMLKATDYTGKGVRAEVSLALVDKAVLTLTNDPNPSLRQAFYDQRALGVFTSSPLTVLVDRVTLRLQPGDKGGGGGLEAPLDVRRNFPDTAFWNPALVTADDGTAQFSVTLPDNLTTWRLTARAITADTLVGEQTVDIVASKPLLLRPTLPRALTVGDRPVLQAVVQNTTNAAIEATVQVTPNPALTVEGPLEQRVNVPANSTALVRWQASVNPPPGDADEAILTLRASGGGYDDAVEARVPLRFLTTAEATASAGQVLDQVVETVQLPPEKAAADARVELELTPSLVAGITRGVEQLARSPYLSSEATVSSFMPAAAAYRLLQQAGFDDPQLRATLERSLTVGVQRLSVLQKIDGGWGWWNADESDPYLTAYAVQGLVEAQRAGFTVDPAILDRAMVFLTEALDAAPSLRSPLSDPNTRAYVLFVLGEAGKPDRGRAVNLYNERSALNVAGKAHLLMTLQAAGSEESRIRTLIAELMGSAVLTTSDAHWEVGGMSLWALDSDVTATGLALRSLLRTDPQNFLIPGAARWLMGERERDIWRTTYDSAGAVLALAEYAAQTGDLQADYRYRVALDGRTIREAVVSPATLRETDRVTIAGADLKPEGSQVLLQRQAAADQSGKGRLYYTLRVRYREDAAGAQALDRGFGVQREYIAVASDTLSPTGQLITQARQGDLVQVRITLSIPTDVRYLTVEDFLPGGLEALDTSLKTTTAAVRDAELMPEGEEQPYWWHFGHTEVRAGRVALFATDLPKGTYTYTYLARATVPGIYAAPPATAYRAYAPEEFGRSAGASFTVVAP; encoded by the coding sequence ATGAAACAGAATCCACAATTCCCACTGCGCGCGATCATTGCGGCAGGAATCGGGGTGATCCTGATTATCGCCGCTGTTCTTGCGGGTCCGCTCCTTCTGAGCGCACCGCAGGTCGTGCGCATCGAGCCGCCGGATGGCGCAGAGATGGTCAACCCACAGGCGCCGTTGCGCATCGAGTTCAGCCAACCGGTCCAGAAAGACTCGCTTGCCGCAGTGTTGCGCATTGAGCCGTCGGTTGACCTCACTATCGACATGGAGGGGAATAGTGCGCTGGTGCGTCCGACCGGCGGGTTGCAGTACGGCGCGGAGTATACACTGACCGTCGGCGCCGGTGTGCGCAATGCGCTTGGGCGCGCAACCGAGAGCGCGCAGACGGTCCGTTTCCGCACCGCGCCCTATGTTACCGTGCGCGAGGTTTTTCCCGCTGACGGCAGCGCCGATGTTCCGCTCGAGACCCTCATTATGGTCGAGTTCAATGCGCCGGTAGTGAGCGCCGAGGCTATCGCAGCAGCGGCTGACGATCCGCGCCGCGCCGATGAGTTGCCGCAGCCGCTGACACTCACTGCGGGCAGCGACCCGAAACCGGTCAATGGCGTTGGACGCTGGCTTTCGCCGACGCGCTTCGGCTTTTCGCCAGAGGACGGATTGCGCCTGGCAACGACGTATCGTGTCACCTTGCGTGCTGATCTGACCCCAGACGGCGCAGCGCGGATGGAACAACCGGTCAATTGGAGTTTTACGACCGCAGCACAGTTGCTGATCGGCACACGTCCGTTTGACGGCGAAATCGATGTTGCAGCGGATCGTCCTATCGAGATTCGTCTTCATCGTGACATCGATCCTGCCTCGGTTGGCGCGAGTTTTCGCCTCCTCGACGCAGGCGGTGCGGCAGTCGCAGGGACGGTCGAAACGTTTGAGGGCGGCGTTCGCTTTAAGCCCGCAGCGCCGCTCCAGCGCGGCGTGCGCTATCGGGCGATGCTTGAACCCGGCGTCAATACCCGAACAGGCGCCATCCTCAACGCCAAACCGTTTGAATGGACGTTTGTCGTCATCGGCGATCTGGAAGTGCAACAGGTTGAGCCTGCCGGCGATACACGCGACGTTCCTGTTGACATCAAGCGCATTAGCGTGCGCTTCAATCATCCGGTCGTGCCGGTAGTTGATGTTGCTGGGAGCGGCGGATTGCCCGTGGCGGCGACGATTGAGCCGCCGGTGCAGGGTGTTGCGCGCTGGATCGATACGTCGACGTTCGTTTTTTCTCCGACGGTCCCCCTCGACTCGTCAACCGATTATCGGGTGCGGGTGGCGGCGGGGTTGACCGACCAGACCGGCGGCGTGCTGCGCAACGAGTATGTCTGGTCGTTCCGCACGATTGATCCGGCAGTGAACGATGTTCAGCCGACATCGGCGTATGCTGCGCCAACGACCCCGGTGACGGTGACATTCAACCAGGCGATGGACCTGGCATCGCTGCGTAGCGCACTGCGCGTTATACGCGCCGACAACGGCGCGCAGGTTGCCGGAACAATCGCCGTCAGCGGAACCAGTGCGATCTTCCGATCCGATGCGCCACTGGAGCGCGGCGTTGACTATCGCGTCGTCATCGATGCCGGCGCGCGGTCGGCGCGCGGCAATGGCGTACTGGATCAACCGTTCAGCAGTTCCTTCCGGGTTGCACCGCTGCCGGCGCTCGTCATGACCGATCCGGCGCCGGGCGCCACCTTTTCTCCCAGCGCTGGCGGCATTCGGTTGATCTTTAGCACACCAATGGATTGGGACACCGTTGGTCGCGCGCTGGTTATTGAGCCGAAGCTGACAGATGTGTTCACTTCTTCCTATGAGACAGATTTCTACATCTACAGTCAGTTTGAACCCGAAACGGAGTATCGTATCACCGTCGGCGCTGCTGCGCGTGACCTCTATGGCATGGCGCTCGGTCAGGACGCAACAGTGACCTTCCGCACCGGTCCGCGTGAACCGTTTGTCGGGTTGATCGGCGCCTATCGCGCAGGGTTCTACCGCGCCGTCAATAACGTGCGGGTTCCACTTCAGTGGGTGAACGTCCCTGACGTGGAGTGGCGGATCGCGCGGTTGACGCCGGAAGCGGCCGCTCTGCTCATATCCAGTTATGAGGATTGGGAGTCGTTCTCGCCATCGGTAAGCGATTTGGTCTCCCAGGGAACACAACCACTTGGCGGGGAACGGAACCGTGGGCGCGTCGGCTTCGTGGAGGTTGGACCACTCGCTCCGGGGGTCTATTATCTGGAATTGCGCGCTTTTGGCAATCTGGTCGATCGCCAGGTCATGGTGGTCAGCCCATATGCGCTGACCGTCAAGCGCAGCGCGGATCGCCTGTTCGTCTGGGCAGTCGATCTGGCAACCGGGCAACCGGTTCCCGGTCTGGAAGTGCGTGCCGCAACATACCGCTATGATCGGGCCGCTTCTATCGATACGCCGGTCAACCTCGGGCGCACCGGCGCCGATGGCGTGCTGGTCGCGCCGTTTGATGGGCGGGGGTATGGGGCGATCTTTCTCTGGTCATCAGAGAGTGGCAGGACGGTCACGTTCACAACCAGCGATTGGGAGAGCGGTATCAGTCCCTGGAACTTCGGATTAATGGCAGACTACGGATCGCGCACGCTCGCCGGCAGCCTGTTGACCGACAAGCCGATCTATCGCCCAGGGCAGACGGTACACGTGCGCGGAGCGTTGCGCGGCATTGCCGTTGGCACGGGACAGGGTCAGGTAGAACGGTATGTGCTGCCCGGCGTCGGAGATCGCGCGTATGTGGAAGTGAATGATCCTGAAGGGAGCGCCATCTTTTCGACCACGCTGACCTTCAGCCCGTTCGGCACGTTCACGACCGACCTGCCGCTGGCGCAGGGCGCGCCGCTCGGTTCGTATTCGATGGTCGCGCGGCTTGGCGGCCCGCAGGGATACCTCAGCGACGCACCGGTGGTATTTGGAAGTTTTCTGGTGGCAGAGTATCGCGTGCCGGCGTTTGAAGTAACGCTCACGCCTTCGACGTCCGACCTGCTGCGCGGCGATCCGCTGAATGTCGCCGTGCAGGCGGCGTACTTCGCCGGCGGCGCGCCATCCAATGCGCCGGTGCGCTGGCGCTTGCTGTCGCAGCCCTTCTATTTCTCCAGCGACAATGCGCCGAATTTCAGTTTCTTCGACACGGATGACGCCTATGCCTGGTACGCTTTTCGCCAGGATTTCATGTTCGGCGATCTGATTGCCGATGGTGAAGGAACAACCGATGCGCAGGGACGCTTCACCCTGACCCTCCCGGCGTCGGTGTATGATCGCCAGCCGACGGGCAACGGTCTGCGCACCGGCAGCCAGGTGTTGATGCTCGATGTCGAAGTGACCGATGTCGATGGGCAGGTGATCGCTTCGCAGGCGACGGTCACCGTCCATGGCGGCGCGTTCTACATCGGTCTGCGCCCAGAAGGATATGTCGCGCGCGCCGGGCAGCCACAACAGGTCTCGATTGTCACCCTGACGCCACAGGGCGATCCGGCGCCGAATCGCGCCGTCGATGTGGAGATATACCAGCGCGAATGGTACAGTGTGCGCGAGCAGGGCGCCGACGGACGGTTCTACTGGACATCCGCCTACACCGACACGCTTGTTGAAACGCGCACGACGAGAACCGATGCACAGGGGCGCGGGCAGGTGCAGTTCACACCGATGAAGGGTGGACTATACCGTCTTGTTGGAAAAGGGAAAGACGACGCCGGACGCACCGTGCAAACAGGCGCCTATACATGGGCTGAGGGCGGCAACGTCTTCTGGGGGATCAACGACAGCAACCGCGTCGATCTGATCGCCGACAAGCGCCTCTACAAACCGGGCGATACGGCGACCATTCTGGTAACCGCGCCCTATCCCGATATGACCGCCCTGCTCACGATTGAGCGCGGCAGCGTGATCGAATATCGCACCTTCACGCTCCAGGGAACCACCGGTGTGCTCCAGGTGCCGATCCGCGATGAGTATGCGCCAAATGTATACGCTGCGCTGACCCTGATCAAAGCGGCAGGAGACGGCAGTAATCCCGACGCGCCAGCCGCGCCCGACCTGCGTGTCGGTATCGTGAAACTGCCGGTCTCGACCGAGCGCCAGGAATTGACGATTACCCTCACACCCGACAAAACGCAGGTCGGTCCGCGCGACACTGTGACCTACATGCTCAAGGCGACCGACTACACCGGCAAGGGGGTGCGCGCCGAGGTGTCGCTGGCGCTGGTCGATAAGGCGGTGCTGACCCTGACAAATGACCCCAACCCGTCGCTACGCCAGGCATTCTACGATCAGCGCGCGCTGGGAGTGTTCACCTCCAGCCCGCTGACAGTGCTCGTGGATCGGGTGACGCTACGGTTGCAGCCAGGAGACAAGGGAGGGGGCGGCGGTCTCGAAGCGCCGCTGGATGTGCGACGCAATTTCCCGGACACCGCGTTCTGGAACCCAGCGCTCGTCACTGCTGATGACGGTACGGCACAGTTCAGCGTGACCCTCCCGGACAACCTGACGACCTGGCGTTTGACGGCGCGGGCGATAACCGCCGACACCCTGGTTGGCGAACAGACCGTTGATATTGTCGCCAGCAAGCCGCTGTTGCTCCGCCCAACGCTGCCGCGCGCTCTGACCGTCGGCGACCGTCCGGTGTTGCAGGCAGTGGTGCAGAACACGACCAATGCCGCCATTGAAGCGACGGTGCAGGTGACGCCGAACCCTGCATTGACGGTTGAAGGACCGTTGGAGCAGCGCGTGAATGTTCCGGCGAATAGCACGGCACTGGTGCGCTGGCAGGCAAGCGTCAATCCGCCCCCCGGCGATGCCGATGAAGCCATTCTGACGTTACGCGCAAGCGGCGGCGGTTATGACGATGCGGTTGAGGCGCGTGTTCCACTACGCTTCCTGACGACAGCGGAAGCGACCGCCAGCGCCGGGCAGGTGCTCGATCAGGTGGTTGAGACGGTCCAACTGCCGCCAGAAAAAGCGGCAGCCGATGCGCGCGTCGAACTGGAGTTGACCCCGTCGCTGGTGGCGGGTATCACGCGGGGAGTCGAGCAATTAGCGCGGTCGCCATACCTCAGCAGCGAAGCGACGGTCAGCAGTTTCATGCCGGCTGCCGCTGCCTACCGTCTGCTCCAACAGGCGGGATTCGACGATCCGCAGTTGCGCGCAACACTCGAACGCAGTCTGACAGTCGGCGTGCAACGTCTGTCCGTTCTCCAGAAGATCGATGGCGGCTGGGGATGGTGGAACGCCGACGAGAGCGATCCCTATCTCACCGCCTACGCCGTTCAGGGTCTGGTTGAAGCGCAGCGCGCCGGTTTCACCGTCGATCCGGCGATACTGGACCGCGCGATGGTCTTCCTGACCGAAGCGCTCGATGCTGCGCCATCACTGCGTTCGCCATTGAGCGATCCGAATACCCGCGCGTATGTGCTGTTCGTTCTTGGCGAGGCAGGCAAGCCGGATCGTGGGCGGGCGGTCAATCTGTACAACGAGCGCAGCGCATTGAATGTCGCAGGGAAAGCGCACCTGCTGATGACCCTTCAGGCGGCCGGCAGCGAGGAAAGCCGTATCCGAACGCTGATTGCCGAACTGATGGGAAGCGCAGTGCTGACCACTTCCGACGCCCACTGGGAAGTGGGTGGGATGTCACTCTGGGCGCTCGACAGCGACGTAACCGCCACCGGACTGGCTCTTCGCTCGCTTTTGCGCACCGATCCGCAGAACTTCCTGATCCCCGGCGCGGCGCGCTGGCTGATGGGAGAACGTGAGCGCGACATCTGGCGCACGACCTACGACTCTGCTGGAGCAGTGCTTGCGCTTGCCGAGTATGCGGCACAAACCGGCGACTTGCAAGCCGACTACCGCTATCGTGTCGCACTCGACGGGCGCACCATTCGTGAAGCAGTGGTTTCACCGGCAACCTTGCGCGAGACCGACCGGGTTACGATTGCCGGCGCCGATCTGAAGCCTGAAGGGAGTCAGGTGCTGTTGCAGCGGCAGGCAGCCGCCGATCAGAGTGGCAAGGGGCGATTGTACTACACGTTGCGTGTGCGCTACCGCGAAGACGCCGCCGGTGCGCAGGCGCTCGACCGGGGGTTCGGCGTGCAGCGCGAGTACATCGCCGTCGCCAGCGACACCCTTAGCCCAACGGGACAGTTGATCACCCAGGCGCGGCAGGGTGATCTCGTTCAGGTACGGATCACCCTGAGCATTCCCACCGATGTGCGCTACCTGACGGTGGAAGACTTCCTGCCCGGCGGGTTGGAAGCACTCGACACCAGCCTGAAGACGACGACGGCAGCAGTGCGTGATGCGGAGTTGATGCCGGAGGGCGAGGAGCAGCCATACTGGTGGCACTTCGGACACACCGAAGTGCGCGCCGGGCGGGTGGCGCTCTTCGCCACCGATCTGCCAAAGGGAACGTACACCTACACCTATCTGGCGCGCGCGACCGTTCCCGGCATATACGCCGCGCCGCCGGCAACCGCATACCGCGCGTATGCGCCGGAAGAGTTCGGCAGAAGCGCGGGGGCGTCGTTTACCGTCGTTGCGCCGTAG
- a CDS encoding PBP1A family penicillin-binding protein, which translates to MAQWSDGKRLGRFFRETLRAAGAGVVVLALLCIWLWVSTDLPSPERLRARAALGATRVLDRHGRLLYSVPDPMGAQRRPIPLSQMSPALIQATIAAEDASFYDNPGIDLRGIARAIWLNLRKGQIVAGGSTITQQLARSFLIDPTLAQERSLERKAREIVLALKLTAVLSKDEILELYLNQTYYGAMSYGVEAASQRFFGKSARDLDLAEAALLAGLPQAPSRYDPFASPDAARARQRDVLAAMVRTGFITPTEAESAADEPLHFRSNCVTPGCLPRAPHFVFFVLEQLAAELGPDAVARGGLTITTTLDLGLQEAAELALRRHLEALTNPRDGSPDRRARNGAVVVLNPRDGAILAMVGSPDFTNDAIQGQVNAALALRQPGSAIKPLTYAAALERGWTPATTILDIPTAFTDAHGRVYAPQNYDRAFHGPLSLREALATSSNVAAVRTLDFIGIPALLEMASRLGIRSLGDEPGRFGLALTLGGGEVTLLELTGAYAAFANGGMRVTPYAIRDISSASLPDTSTPRTREAPLPALDPQIAYLISDMLSDRYARMRAFGGALDIDRPAAVKTGTTTDWRDNWTIGYTPDRAVGVWIGNADGRRMEAVSGVTGAAPVWRQVMLAAHQGLPPRSFVPPPGIVEVTICAEGGLLPSPVCPATRLERFAAGTAPQRPDDTHVMVRVDPARECRAPDDYPQTRTMLRIYRLLPPEAEPWAVSAGVPRPPRAVCPLLPDSARERRDAAHPAGNAQTGEETNVSTWQSIPLVITSPAHGAVFALSPGVSIEHQRIAITAGAIRDIEEVTVFVDSEPVAVAPRAFWQLQPGIHRVWAEGRDASGRIVRSPVVEFEVRSAP; encoded by the coding sequence GTGGCGCAGTGGTCCGATGGAAAGCGATTGGGTCGTTTTTTCCGCGAGACACTCCGCGCTGCGGGCGCCGGCGTCGTAGTGCTGGCGCTGCTGTGCATCTGGTTGTGGGTTTCGACCGATCTGCCTTCCCCTGAGCGACTGCGCGCGCGCGCCGCTCTCGGCGCAACGCGCGTGCTGGATCGTCATGGTCGCCTGCTGTACAGTGTGCCCGATCCAATGGGCGCACAACGCCGCCCTATTCCTTTGAGCCAGATGTCGCCTGCACTGATCCAGGCGACGATTGCAGCCGAGGATGCCAGTTTCTATGATAATCCCGGCATCGATCTCCGTGGCATTGCGCGCGCGATCTGGCTCAATCTGCGCAAGGGTCAGATCGTTGCCGGCGGCTCCACCATTACGCAGCAACTCGCGCGTTCGTTTCTGATCGATCCGACGCTGGCACAGGAGCGTAGCCTGGAGCGCAAGGCGCGCGAGATCGTTCTGGCGCTCAAACTGACGGCGGTTCTCTCCAAAGACGAAATCCTGGAACTCTACCTCAATCAGACCTATTATGGCGCGATGAGTTACGGCGTCGAGGCGGCATCGCAGCGGTTCTTCGGCAAATCAGCGCGCGACCTCGATCTTGCCGAGGCGGCACTGCTCGCGGGTCTGCCGCAGGCGCCGTCGCGCTACGATCCGTTTGCCAGTCCCGACGCGGCGCGCGCTCGCCAGCGCGATGTGCTGGCAGCCATGGTTCGCACGGGGTTTATCACCCCAACCGAGGCGGAAAGCGCCGCCGATGAGCCATTGCACTTCAGGAGCAACTGTGTCACGCCGGGATGCCTGCCGCGCGCGCCGCACTTTGTCTTTTTCGTTCTGGAACAACTGGCGGCGGAACTCGGTCCCGACGCCGTGGCGCGCGGCGGGCTGACGATCACCACAACCCTCGACCTGGGGTTGCAGGAGGCAGCGGAACTGGCGCTGCGCCGCCACCTCGAGGCGCTTACCAATCCCCGCGACGGCAGCCCCGACCGCCGCGCGCGCAATGGCGCGGTTGTTGTGCTCAATCCGCGTGACGGTGCGATCCTGGCAATGGTTGGCAGCCCCGATTTCACCAACGATGCCATTCAGGGACAGGTCAATGCGGCGCTGGCGCTGCGCCAGCCTGGCTCGGCGATCAAGCCGCTCACCTACGCAGCGGCCCTCGAACGCGGATGGACGCCGGCAACCACTATTCTCGACATACCAACGGCATTCACCGACGCTCATGGGCGCGTCTATGCGCCACAAAACTACGACCGGGCGTTTCACGGTCCGCTGTCGCTGCGAGAGGCGCTTGCAACCTCCTCGAATGTCGCTGCCGTTCGTACCCTCGACTTCATCGGCATCCCGGCACTGCTGGAGATGGCATCGCGCCTGGGGATCAGGTCGCTTGGCGACGAGCCGGGACGCTTCGGGCTGGCGCTGACCCTCGGCGGCGGCGAGGTGACGTTACTCGAATTGACCGGCGCCTACGCCGCTTTTGCGAATGGCGGTATGCGGGTGACGCCCTATGCCATTCGAGACATCAGCAGCGCATCACTACCCGACACTTCGACGCCGAGGACGCGAGAAGCGCCGTTACCCGCCCTCGACCCGCAGATCGCCTACCTGATCAGCGACATGCTGAGCGACAGGTATGCCCGTATGCGCGCATTCGGCGGCGCGCTCGACATCGACCGTCCCGCAGCCGTCAAAACCGGCACCACCACCGATTGGCGCGACAACTGGACGATCGGGTATACGCCGGATCGGGCCGTTGGCGTGTGGATCGGAAACGCCGATGGTCGGCGGATGGAAGCAGTCAGCGGCGTCACGGGCGCAGCGCCGGTCTGGCGGCAGGTGATGCTGGCAGCGCACCAGGGGTTGCCGCCGCGTTCGTTCGTGCCCCCGCCGGGGATTGTCGAAGTGACCATTTGCGCCGAAGGCGGGTTATTGCCGTCGCCGGTCTGCCCGGCGACGCGCCTCGAACGGTTTGCTGCCGGTACTGCGCCGCAGCGTCCCGACGACACGCACGTGATGGTGCGCGTCGATCCGGCGCGTGAATGCCGCGCGCCGGACGATTATCCGCAGACACGCACGATGCTGCGCATCTACCGTCTGCTGCCGCCGGAGGCCGAGCCGTGGGCAGTGAGTGCAGGCGTGCCGCGCCCGCCGCGCGCCGTGTGCCCGCTTCTGCCGGACAGCGCCAGAGAGCGACGCGATGCTGCGCATCCCGCCGGCAATGCGCAGACAGGCGAAGAAACGAACGTTTCCACCTGGCAATCGATCCCTCTGGTAATCACATCTCCTGCACATGGCGCGGTGTTTGCGCTGAGTCCGGGGGTTTCTATCGAACACCAACGCATCGCCATCACCGCAGGAGCGATCAGGGACATCGAGGAAGTGACCGTCTTCGTCGATAGCGAGCCGGTTGCCGTTGCACCACGCGCCTTCTGGCAATTGCAGCCGGGCATCCACCGGGTGTGGGCGGAAGGGCGCGATGCCAGCGGACGGATCGTGCGCAGCCCGGTGGTGGAATTCGAGGTCCGTAGCGCACCATGA